From one Culex quinquefasciatus strain JHB chromosome 3, VPISU_Cqui_1.0_pri_paternal, whole genome shotgun sequence genomic stretch:
- the LOC119769220 gene encoding uncharacterized protein LOC119769220: MSSKRCSVRDCYSGYFGGSKTFFSCNAKYRDCAKWKAFTEHDDPPKNCYICEDHFLPEDFINVNCKSQGLRRFVVPSIKPPADSLLMLIRNKCNKTNLMNK; this comes from the exons ATGAGTTCTAAACGTTGCAGTGTCCGTGATTGTTACAGCGGGTATTTTGGTGgctccaaaaccttttttagtTGCAACGCAAAGTACAG GGACTGTGCTAAATGGAAAGCGTTCACAGAACACGACGACCCTCCGAAAAACTGTTACATCTGCGAAGATCACTTCCTTCCGGAGGATTTCATCAACGTTAATTGCAAGAGTCAAGG GCTTCGGAGGTTCGTTGTGCCAAGCATTAAACCGCCTGCTGACTCGTTACTGATGCTTATCCGAAACAAatgtaacaaaacaaatttgatgaataaatAA
- the LOC6038584 gene encoding NADH dehydrogenase [ubiquinone] 1 alpha subcomplex subunit 6: MTPGRIAAESALQQVRPLLSMDHHEARRKVLSLYKTWYREVPAIIHRYDIPKSREQCRAKIREEFLRHRKVTDLRVIDMLLIKGQMELRETVNRWKDKSHLMRYWKDGVEAKPKDFLSRFYEGHD; this comes from the coding sequence ATGACCCCCGGAAGAATCGCCGCCGAATCTGCGCTGCAACAGGTGCGCCCCCTCCTATCGATGGACCACCACGAGGCCCGGCGCAAGGTGCTGAGCCTGTACAAAACGTGGTACCGCGAGGTGCCGGCCATCATCCACAGGTACGACATCCCCAAGTCGCGGGAACAGTGCCGGGCGAAGATCCGCGAAGAGTTCCTGCGCCACCGGAAGGTGACCGATTTGCGGGTGATTGATATGCTGCTGATCAAGGGCCAGATGGAGCTGCGCGAGACGGTCAACCGGTGGAAGGACAAGAGCCATCTGATGCGGTACTGGAAGGATGGGGTTGAGGCGAAGCCGAAGGATTTTCTTTCACGGTTCTACGAGGGACAcgattga